One part of the Vicinamibacteria bacterium genome encodes these proteins:
- a CDS encoding sulfatase, with the protein MFPRALAIGCVFLAAGCRNGQSPSVIAFVDDAEPSSIGSFTLLGETRQALMTPPGRGASFEVVVPDNPAMRLAIAASTLGAPVLPAPVTFRLVVNRAVVFEEVVRRSRANRWHPHDVELSAYAGQRVRLEFQAESSARQGSLPLWGYPSLVARGHVPERPNILLISIDCLRADHLGVYGYERETTPNLDALAKHAVVFGQAMATSSYTLPTHASMLTGLPPSFHGATIKRPVSRQVDYAPELLARAGYRVEAIVSAPFLSQVYGFERGFHRYRLVSGRAAQLVDEALRSLRDAEGQSHFLFLHLFDVHMPYTPPREFRARFGERPPDITALVEQVEKRAPPSSPREIEQIIALYDGEIAYVDRELGRLVDALRSSGAYDRTLIVVTADHGEGFHEHGAWEHARPWQSGPGLYDEVLHVPLIVKWPGASTGARVESVVSQVDIFPTLLAVAGLSETTPWARDLASPPSPRRVLAELAVEGVDGAVVRQVALRDDRFKYIWSDDGEELYDLATDPEETKSLAATDDARLAEFRAALGDFLRQASEVHSTEEEISLDGALLEQLEELGYVQPAVPPDEDRGAER; encoded by the coding sequence ATGTTCCCCCGTGCCCTCGCCATCGGGTGCGTTTTCTTGGCCGCAGGTTGCCGGAACGGCCAGTCCCCGAGCGTAATCGCCTTCGTCGATGATGCCGAGCCGTCGTCGATAGGGTCGTTCACGCTTCTGGGGGAGACGAGGCAGGCGCTCATGACGCCGCCCGGAAGGGGGGCTTCTTTCGAGGTCGTCGTGCCCGACAACCCCGCGATGCGGCTCGCCATCGCCGCATCGACGTTGGGGGCTCCGGTCCTCCCGGCACCGGTCACGTTTCGATTGGTCGTGAACCGAGCGGTCGTCTTTGAAGAAGTCGTTCGGCGCTCCCGTGCCAACCGCTGGCACCCGCACGACGTCGAGCTGTCGGCTTACGCCGGTCAAAGGGTCCGCCTCGAGTTCCAAGCGGAATCTTCCGCTCGCCAGGGCTCGCTGCCCCTCTGGGGATATCCATCCCTCGTGGCGCGGGGGCACGTGCCCGAAAGGCCGAACATTCTCCTGATCTCGATCGACTGCCTACGTGCCGATCACCTCGGCGTCTATGGTTACGAACGCGAAACGACGCCGAACCTCGACGCCCTGGCGAAGCATGCGGTCGTCTTCGGCCAGGCAATGGCGACGTCCTCGTACACGCTGCCGACCCATGCCTCCATGCTCACCGGTCTTCCCCCTTCGTTCCACGGCGCGACGATCAAGAGGCCCGTCTCTCGCCAGGTCGATTATGCCCCCGAGCTCCTGGCACGAGCCGGCTATCGCGTCGAGGCAATCGTTTCCGCGCCCTTTCTCTCACAGGTCTACGGCTTCGAGCGCGGGTTCCACAGGTACCGTCTCGTTTCGGGTCGCGCCGCACAGCTCGTCGACGAAGCGCTCCGCTCTCTCCGCGACGCCGAAGGCCAGAGTCATTTTCTGTTCCTGCACCTCTTCGACGTGCATATGCCCTACACGCCGCCGCGCGAGTTCCGGGCGCGGTTCGGTGAGAGGCCGCCCGACATCACCGCCCTCGTCGAGCAGGTGGAAAAACGGGCTCCGCCTTCGAGCCCGCGCGAGATAGAGCAGATCATCGCACTCTACGACGGAGAGATCGCCTACGTCGACCGGGAGCTCGGACGCCTCGTCGACGCCCTCCGGTCGTCGGGCGCCTACGATCGGACCCTGATCGTCGTCACCGCCGACCACGGCGAGGGCTTCCACGAGCACGGAGCCTGGGAGCACGCTCGCCCCTGGCAATCGGGACCGGGCCTCTACGACGAAGTCCTCCACGTGCCCCTGATCGTGAAATGGCCCGGCGCCTCCACCGGGGCACGAGTCGAGAGCGTCGTCAGTCAAGTCGACATCTTTCCGACGTTGCTCGCCGTCGCTGGTCTGTCCGAAACGACGCCCTGGGCGCGCGATCTCGCGAGTCCGCCGAGCCCAAGGAGAGTCCTGGCCGAGCTCGCCGTCGAAGGAGTGGACGGCGCCGTGGTCAGGCAGGTGGCATTGCGAGACGATCGATTCAAGTACATTTGGAGCGACGACGGCGAGGAGCTCTATGACCTCGCGACTGACCCCGAGGAGACGAAAAGCTTGGCCGCGACCGACGATGCGCGACTCGCGGAGTTTCGTGCGGCCCTCGGGGATTTTCTGCGCCAGGCGAGTGAAGTCCATTCGACCGAAGAGGAGATTTCCCTGGATGGAGCTCTCCTCGAGCAACTGGAGGAGCT